One Thioalkalivibrio sp. ALJ12 genomic window carries:
- a CDS encoding MlaD family protein → MSARQHFRLGLFIVGGLVALVTALIIMTAGNIFRASIPIETYVDSSVQGLEIGAPVKFRGVTIGEITNLGFTSVEYQQDVDPRERKRYVMVEARLWPDRFAASAREQDFEAEVLKNLVDAGLRVRIAAQGITGMNYLEADFSDPEEHPPLEHDWEPRSTYIPSSPSIAVQFMEYAENLLKRIDGLDIEGVIENLNSLLVTVDDTVSSLDTGGLNQRADDLISELEQTMRTADRVMQSVENLVEHPDTQALPTETRKAIQELRRTAEAADVAGLVERMDSMVERLDRGMDVSESKLLETLDELQGAISGLRGLSDDVRRNPGGALFGAPPPRSRMDEE, encoded by the coding sequence CATCGTCGGTGGCCTGGTGGCGCTGGTGACCGCGCTGATCATCATGACCGCAGGCAATATCTTTCGCGCATCGATCCCGATCGAGACCTACGTGGATTCATCCGTGCAGGGGCTGGAGATCGGTGCGCCGGTCAAGTTCCGGGGCGTGACCATTGGCGAGATCACGAACCTCGGTTTTACCTCGGTGGAGTACCAGCAAGACGTGGATCCGCGCGAGCGCAAACGCTATGTGATGGTCGAGGCCAGGCTCTGGCCGGACCGCTTCGCGGCCAGTGCCCGCGAGCAGGACTTCGAGGCCGAAGTCCTGAAAAACCTGGTGGACGCAGGACTGCGTGTGCGCATCGCGGCGCAGGGCATCACGGGCATGAACTATCTGGAGGCGGACTTCTCCGATCCGGAAGAACACCCACCGCTGGAGCACGACTGGGAACCGCGGTCGACCTACATCCCGTCGTCCCCGAGTATCGCCGTGCAGTTCATGGAGTACGCCGAGAATCTGCTCAAGCGGATCGACGGGCTGGACATTGAGGGCGTGATCGAGAACCTGAACTCGTTACTGGTGACCGTCGACGACACCGTGTCCAGTCTGGACACCGGTGGGCTGAACCAGCGAGCGGATGACCTGATCTCGGAACTCGAACAGACCATGCGCACGGCGGATCGGGTGATGCAGTCGGTCGAGAACCTGGTCGAGCATCCGGACACACAGGCACTTCCGACCGAGACCCGCAAGGCGATCCAGGAGCTGCGCCGTACGGCCGAGGCCGCCGATGTCGCGGGCCTGGTCGAACGGATGGACTCGATGGTCGAGCGACTTGATCGCGGCATGGATGTCAGTGAGTCGAAACTGCTGGAGACCCTGGACGAGCTGCAAGGCGCGATCTCGGGCCTGCGCGGCCTGTCGGATGATGTACGCCGCAACCCCGGTGGCGCGCTGTTCGGTGCCCCGCCACCGCGCAGCCGCATGGACGAGGAGTAA